The Rhodothermales bacterium region GATACTCGCGAACGCTCGGAAACAGTCCGCCTTCCTGCCTTTCAAGTTGAATTCGGAGCGCCATCGCGACATCACAACCTTCAAGCGCCTCGTCCAGCCGGTGCGTCACGCGGACGCCCATCGCCTCGATGCCAAACGGCATCATCGTCGTTGGGCCGCAAAGTGTTACGTTGGCACCGAGCGCCTTCAGGCCGTGTATGTTGGATCGCGCCACGCGACTGTGTGAGATATCTCCGATAATCGACACATTCAGGCCTTCGAAGGTCCGAAAGGAATCCGACATGGTGAGTAGGTCGAGAAGGCCTTGCGTAGGGTGTTCGTGTGCGCCATCGCCAGCGTTGATCACCACCGAATCGACGCAGCGTGTAAGGAAGTGTGCCGCGCCGGCCGACCGGTGGCGGATCACCACCATGTCGATCTTCATCGCTTCAATGTTGCGCGCCGTGTCCTTGAGGGTCTCCCCTTTCGCCACAGAAGATGCGGACGCCGAGAAATTCACCGTATCCGCCGAGAGCCGTTTCTCTGCGAGCTCGAACGATATTCGGGTGCGTGTCGACGACTCGAAGAACAGATTGACGACGGTGACGTCGCGCAGCGTCGGAACGCGCTTTATCGGTCGTTCGAGTACTTCGCGAAACTCCCGCGCCGTATCAAGAATGAGTTGGATCTCATCACCAGCGTACGTGGCGAGCCCGAGCAAATGGCGATGCCTGAGAGCCAACAACTGCTCGCTACTGACATCAGACACCATCACATCCTCCATACCCGCATTGCTTGTGGGCAAGACCGCTACGCCCGCGTGAGATTTCAAGCCGCCTTCGGATTGTTCACCAACCATACGCCATTCAATTCATCGATCTCTGATAACCGGACGCGTACCTCCTCGCCTTCGATGGTGGGTACGTGGCGTCCGACGATATCCGCCTGGACGGGCAACTCGTGCAGACCTCTGTCAACAACCACGAGGAGTGTCACAGACGCCGGGCGACCCATGTCCATGAGCGCGTCCAACGCCGCCCGCACTGTTCTGCCGGTGTACAGCACATCGTCAACAAGCACGATGTGGCGGCCGGAGACGTCGAACGGGATGTCGGTAGACCGAACGACCGGCTGCTTCATGCGCATCCGGAAGTCGTCCCGATACATCGTAGCGTCAAGAACGCCCGATTCGACGTGAATGCCTTCCACGGCCAGAATTCGATCGCACAGGCGT contains the following coding sequences:
- a CDS encoding aspartate carbamoyltransferase catalytic subunit, with the protein product MVSDVSSEQLLALRHRHLLGLATYAGDEIQLILDTAREFREVLERPIKRVPTLRDVTVVNLFFESSTRTRISFELAEKRLSADTVNFSASASSVAKGETLKDTARNIEAMKIDMVVIRHRSAGAAHFLTRCVDSVVINAGDGAHEHPTQGLLDLLTMSDSFRTFEGLNVSIIGDISHSRVARSNIHGLKALGANVTLCGPTTMMPFGIEAMGVRVTHRLDEALEGCDVAMALRIQLERQEGGLFPSVREY
- the pyrR gene encoding bifunctional pyr operon transcriptional regulator/uracil phosphoribosyltransferase PyrR is translated as MEPQDIVKAQLMTEDDLNRTLDRMARQIVDVLDVRPDTASNFGVIGMQTRGVYLARRLCDRILAVEGIHVESGVLDATMYRDDFRMRMKQPVVRSTDIPFDVSGRHIVLVDDVLYTGRTVRAALDALMDMGRPASVTLLVVVDRGLHELPVQADIVGRHVPTIEGEEVRVRLSEIDELNGVWLVNNPKAA